Genomic segment of Desulfocurvibacter africanus subsp. africanus DSM 2603:
CTGAAGATTGGCAAAACCGACCGGTTTGTCAGTCTAGTGCGAACGGGCAGCGTGGCCAGGTCGGCTAGCTTCCGCAAGAGACGGATTATTCGCGCATTGGATGAACTCGGCTCAACCAACGCGAAAGGCGGGATGGATTAATCGACGGACTGTCGCGGATCGGGATTCAGGGACTCCCGAACGATCTGCACGCTCTCGGGCGCTTCGATCCAGACCTTCTTCTCGTTGAACGAGACTTCGATCTGGCCATCCACGACGATAGTTTTCCGATTGCCCCTGTACAGGACCTGGATCCTGTCTCCAACCTGAATGACGGTATCCTTGCTCAACTTGAGGACCAATCCCATACGTTCCCCCTAACATGGAAATCAACTAAGCAGCATGTCTATCCCCGAGAAATGGATGCTCAAATTCATGCGATAGCTCTGAACGTGCATTTAGTGAATTGTCGGTTCACGATGATGCTCAGTACACTAAGCCAAAACGACGTTCAACTACAAGTTTCAAAAAGATAATAGGTTTACTACAAGATTATATGCGTTTTCCATGCCGTTGATGAAAGAGCAATCATCTGGGCTGACGCGATAACGACTTTGGCAGTCTGGAATGAGTTCAAGCGCCGTCACATTGCCTGTCGGCAGCTTGGCAAAGTGGAGACAGTGTGGTGCTCGCAGTGACACAGTGGTTGGGCTGAATTACTTCAAACAGATAATTGCAAGCCGCGGGGTAAGCCGATCATTGCATGGCGCGCTGGAAGTGGGCGGCTCCTTCACCATGCTCACCTGCAAAGGACCATTTCCAGACAGGGCGCTTACCGGCCCCAGTGGTCTGTCCCCCTGGCCCGCTTTGTGTGATTTCATTGAAATGTATTGTTCTTGGATTATCGGACTCGTATTCGCAGCCGAATATCTATTTTTTATGGATTCGCTTTCCCGAACAGGAAAAATCTTGCCTGAGCGTGACCTGCGTCACTTCACGCGCGCCGATAAGGAGTTAGATAGGAGTCACGACAGGGAGCGGAACATAGGTTCCGACCAAATATTTCCAAGCCGGAAGGAGAAAGCCATGAACAAGGTGCTGCGCAAGATAATCCAGATCGACGAGGAAAAGTGCGATGGCTGCGGCAACTGCATCCCGTCCTGCGCCGAGGGCGCGCTGGCCATCGTGGACGGCAAGGCCCGCATCGTGAAGGATTTGTACTGCGACGGCCTGGGTGCCTGCCTGGGGCATTGCCCGCAGGATGCCCTCAAGGTAATCGAGCGCGAGGCCGAGGAGTTCGACGAGGAGGCCGCCATGGAGCACGTGCGCCGCACGGCCGAGGCCGAGAAGGCCGGGGCCAGGACGGTCGCCCAGGGTTGCCCCGGCGGCAAGGTCGAGGTCTTCGAGAAGCCCGCGGCCAAGCCTGAACTCCAGACCATGGCCCAAGCCACGCCCCAAGCTATGCCCCAAGCTATGCCAAAGACCATGGGTTGCGGCTGCTCCGGCAGCATGATCCAGGACTTCAGCCGTGAGAAGCCGGTTCCGGTCGAGCCCGGCGAGCAGTCCGGCGGCTGCCCGTGCAGCGGCGGAAAGTTCGCGCGCAAGCCGGTCGCCAAGGCCGAGCCGCGCCAAGAGCCGGCTCAGTCGGAGCTGACCCACTGGCCCGTGCAGTTGCGGCTCATCCCGCCCCACGCTCCGTTCCTCAAGGGCGCGGATCTGCTCATGGCCGCCGACTGCGTGCCGGCCGCCTACCCGAGCTTCCACGAGGAGTTGCTCAAGGGCCGCAAGGTGCTTATCGGCTGCCCCAAGTTTGACGATGCCCAGGATTACGTGCAGCGTCTGGCCGCCATCTTCCGCGAGGCCCGGCCCCGCAGCCTGACCATCGCGCGCATGGAGGTGCCTTGCTGCGGCACGCTGACTCAGATCGTGGATGCCGCCTTGCGTGTGTCGGGTGTTGACGTTCCGGTGAAAGAAATGGTTATTACGAGGCAAGGTAAAGCCGTGGAGCAGGACAGGCTCGCGGCGAAGTTTTAGAACCAGGGCGCACGAGGCGTAATCCCGAAATCGGCGCCGCCAGGGCGTCCGAGGCCAAGGAGGCATCAATGGCTCGCAAGTTCTATGTAGACCAGGACGAATGCATTGCCTGCGAATCCTGCGTGGAGATCGCACCGGGCGCCTTTGCCATGGACCCGGAGATTGAGAAGGCCTATGTCAAGGACGTGGAGGGCGCCAGCCAGGAAGAAGTCGAGGAGGCCATGGATACCTGCCCTGTGCAGTGCATCCATTGGGAGGACGAGTAGGCTGCGCCGTCACGGGCAAGACTGAACCGGAACGGGTTGGGGATAACTCCCCGGCCCGTTTTTCTGTGTTCTGGGAGCTCGGCGGCTTTGGTGCCGATGCACCAGGACCGATCCGTCGGACCAGAAAACTTGTGATCTTTTCCGCACCCGCGTCAGCAAGCCGCATAAGACATGCCCATTGCTTTCCTATAGTTCCTCCAACCCGCACGTCGAGCTTTCCTCCTGCCTGCGTTCCATGCTAATAATACATGTGTCCTGCCGGACGCTTTATTCAGCAGTCGGGATCGGAGAAATGGAGGCAGTCCTACACGCAAATGCATCCGAGGCGAAATGCGCCCCGGAACGCATCACGAGAGCATCGGCAACGTCCTTCTTTCGCGCCCTGCGCGGGATAGATGCCGTATCTTGCCCGCGTTGCGGCCAGTCGGGCGCGTACGCGCTGCGCGACGGCCGCTTTCGTTGCCGGGGCTGCCGCTACACCTTCCATGAGTACGCCGGAACCTGGCTGGACCGGGTCAAGCTGCCGCCCGAGTACTGGCTCACGCTATTACGCTACTTCGCCGAGGGCCTGCCCGTGGAGGACATGGCCCAACGCCTGGGCCTGAGCTACGCCACGGCTTACAAGGCCTGCCACACCGTGCGCCTGGCCATTCTCGCCGCAAATTCCGATGAGGCGGCGCTGCTTCTGGACGAGCGCGGCGAGGCCATCTCCTTCTGTCCCAACGTGAGTACCGAGGACGTGCAGATGCACTGCGTGCAGTGCCGTTCGCCCGTATTCCATGTCACCCGGGACAACGGCCAAGTGCGCGTGCGTCTGTTCGCCCTGGCCAAGGCCAGGGACGTTTTCAGCATGGACCTGCCCCTCAAGTGCTGGCGGACACTGCTCTATACCGGACCTTTTCGCGGCCATGAGGGCCTGATCTTTTCCTGCTGCAAGCGTGCTCGGGGCGCTTTCGGGCACAGGTTCGTAGGCCAAGCCTTGCCCCTTGATCGTGCCGGCGGATTCATGGAAATCGCCGAAACCTGGATGGCCCGTTACCACTGCCTATCGCCACAGACCTACTATCTTTACCTCAAGGAGATCGAGCTGCGCTGCAACTGCCGGGACCAGGGCCTGCTGTCCATCCTGGCGCGCATGCTTATGGCTCCGGTGTCAAATTCTAGAGACTGAAAAAAAGCTGCGTCTCTCTTCCGCCTTGGTCTACATTAGTTTCTAACGTGAGGAACCTAGTCGCCGCGTGGATAGGCACGCGAGTCAAGATCGATAGGAGGGCAGGATGAGAGAAATGCTAATTCCCTCGCCTGGCCCTGCGCGCCCGCCGGGGCGCGGCGGGCCGCATGCTGTGCCTGGGCCTGCTCCGACAGGCCTGGGATGGGAAGGGAGGCTGCTATGGCATTGAAGGGTTTCTTGAAGCTGAAGTATCTGCTCGTCGCAGGCGTGGTCCTGGCCGCCTTGGGACTGTTCCTGGCTTTCGGGCCGCCGCATTTAATGGCCAAGACCGAGACGCCGGAGTTCTGCGCGTCATGCCACGTCATGCAGTCGGAGTACGAGGCCTGGTCGCATCAGGGCGCGCACCGCCGCGAGCAGTGCGTGAGCTGTCATCTGCCGCACGACAATGTGGCCTGGTACTACACCTGGAAATCCATCGACGGCATGAAGGACGTGCTGTTCTTCTATTCCGGAAATGTCCCGGAGCGCATCGAGATTTCCGAACACGGCCAGGAATTCGTGCAGGACAACTGCATCCGCTGCCATGCCGCGACCGTGGACAGGATGATGAACAAGGACCGCAAGTGCTGGGATTGCCATCGTCAGCTGCAACACAAGCTGACCGGTCCCAGGATGACGTTGTAGAAAACCTCGCGAGAGGGCAGGGATAATAGCCAGGGAGGATCATCATGATAGTCAGGAAGAAGAGGGAATTGCTTGGGCTTGGCGCTCTGTTCGTCGTGCTCGCGGCGTTCTGGGCCTGCGCGCCGGATGAGCCGCAAATGGTGCAGCCCGTGCAGATACCCGACGGCACGGTCGACCCCGAGGTCTGGGGCAAGGCCTATCCGGTGGAGTACAACCTCTGGAAGCAGACCGAGGAGCCCACGCCTCCGGGCAAGAGCAAGTACAAGATGGGCTTCGACGCCGACAACATCACCTACGACAAGCTGTCCATGTACCCGTACATGGCCCTGCTGTTCAACGGCTGGGGCTTCGGCATCGAATATAACGAACCCCGCGGCCACGCCAATATGCTCAAGGACCAGCTGGAGATCGACGCCAAGCGTGTCGGAGCTGGCGGCGTATGCCTGACCTGCAAGACGCCCTACGCGCCCAAGCTGGAGCAGGAAATGGGCCTTGATTACTACATGAAGCCCTTCAAGGAGGTCGTGGCCCAGATCCCCGAGAAGAACCGTGAACTGGGCGTGGCATGTATCGACTGCCACAACAACCAGGACATGACGTTGCAGATCTCGCGGGGCTTCACCCTGGTCAAGGCCATGGATGCCATGGGCACGAGCCCGCAGAAGCTCTCGCACCAGGAGATGCGCTCGGCCGTGTGCGCCCAGTGCCATGTGACTTACAACATCACCAAGACGCCCGAGGGCAAGTCCGACGGCATCTACTTCCCCTGGCAGACGAGCAAATGGGGCAATATCAGCGTCGAGAACATCATCCAGAAGATTCGCAGCGACCCGAACAACAAGGAGTGGACCCAGAAGGTCACGGGCTTCAAGATGGCCTTCATGCGCCACCCCGAGTTCGAGCTCTTCTCCAACCAGAGCACTCACTGGCAGGCCGGCGCTTCCTGCGCCGACTGCCACATGCCCTACACCAAGGTCGGCGTGTACAAGGTCTCGGACCACCGCGTCATGAGCCCGCTCAAGGCTGACCTACGTGCTTGCGGCCAGTGCCACGCGGAGAGCACCGATTGGCTCAAGCAGCGCGTCATCAACATCCAGGACCGCACAATCTCGCTAATGCTCCGCGCCGGCTACGGCACGGCCACGGCGGCCAAGCTCTTCGAAGCGGCCCACAATGCCCAGAAGCAGGGCACGAAGTTCGACCAGGCGCTCTATGACCAGGCCAAGGAGTTCTACGAGCAGGCCTTCTATCGCCAGCTTTTCATCGGCGCCGAGAACTCCGTGGGCTTCCACAACCCCGCCGAGACTCTGCGCATCCTGGGCGACTCCGTGGCCTTCGCTGGCAAGTCCGAAGGTCTGTTGCGCCAGATGCTCGCCCAGGGCGGCGTGCAGGTGCCCGCGACCATCGACCTGGAGCTGGCCAAGTACGTGGATGAACGCGGCGAGAAGAAGCTCATGGGCAAACCCGAGCAGGAGATCAAGGATCCCTTCGGCATCCAGTCCGCCTTCCATTAAGCCGCAATCGGGAGCTGTCACTCACGCCAGAGCCTCCGGCCTTCGGGCCGGAGGCTCTTTTATTGGTGAGAGTCCTTCGATTGTCTTCCAGCGCAGTTCAGGCCGCCATGCGCTGCCTGGCCCTGTTCAGCAGGTTCAGAACCTCCTCGTCGCTGGTCTGGGCAAAGTCGCGGTACCAGGCCCCCACGCCGCCGAAGTGCGTCGGCACGTCCAGGCAGAGCACCTCGTCGGCCTCGGCGTTCAGGATGTGACAGGCTTCAGCCGAGCCCGTGGGCACGGCCACGACAACTTTTTGGGGTTTCTTGACCTTGACCGCCAGCACCGCCGCGCGCATGGTCGCGCCCGTGGCCAGGCCGTCGT
This window contains:
- a CDS encoding ferredoxin, encoding MARKFYVDQDECIACESCVEIAPGAFAMDPEIEKAYVKDVEGASQEEVEEAMDTCPVQCIHWEDE
- a CDS encoding transposase, which encodes MEAVLHANASEAKCAPERITRASATSFFRALRGIDAVSCPRCGQSGAYALRDGRFRCRGCRYTFHEYAGTWLDRVKLPPEYWLTLLRYFAEGLPVEDMAQRLGLSYATAYKACHTVRLAILAANSDEAALLLDERGEAISFCPNVSTEDVQMHCVQCRSPVFHVTRDNGQVRVRLFALAKARDVFSMDLPLKCWRTLLYTGPFRGHEGLIFSCCKRARGAFGHRFVGQALPLDRAGGFMEIAETWMARYHCLSPQTYYLYLKEIELRCNCRDQGLLSILARMLMAPVSNSRD
- a CDS encoding ATP-binding protein — translated: MNKVLRKIIQIDEEKCDGCGNCIPSCAEGALAIVDGKARIVKDLYCDGLGACLGHCPQDALKVIEREAEEFDEEAAMEHVRRTAEAEKAGARTVAQGCPGGKVEVFEKPAAKPELQTMAQATPQAMPQAMPKTMGCGCSGSMIQDFSREKPVPVEPGEQSGGCPCSGGKFARKPVAKAEPRQEPAQSELTHWPVQLRLIPPHAPFLKGADLLMAADCVPAAYPSFHEELLKGRKVLIGCPKFDDAQDYVQRLAAIFREARPRSLTIARMEVPCCGTLTQIVDAALRVSGVDVPVKEMVITRQGKAVEQDRLAAKF
- a CDS encoding ammonia-forming cytochrome c nitrite reductase subunit c552, which translates into the protein MIVRKKRELLGLGALFVVLAAFWACAPDEPQMVQPVQIPDGTVDPEVWGKAYPVEYNLWKQTEEPTPPGKSKYKMGFDADNITYDKLSMYPYMALLFNGWGFGIEYNEPRGHANMLKDQLEIDAKRVGAGGVCLTCKTPYAPKLEQEMGLDYYMKPFKEVVAQIPEKNRELGVACIDCHNNQDMTLQISRGFTLVKAMDAMGTSPQKLSHQEMRSAVCAQCHVTYNITKTPEGKSDGIYFPWQTSKWGNISVENIIQKIRSDPNNKEWTQKVTGFKMAFMRHPEFELFSNQSTHWQAGASCADCHMPYTKVGVYKVSDHRVMSPLKADLRACGQCHAESTDWLKQRVINIQDRTISLMLRAGYGTATAAKLFEAAHNAQKQGTKFDQALYDQAKEFYEQAFYRQLFIGAENSVGFHNPAETLRILGDSVAFAGKSEGLLRQMLAQGGVQVPATIDLELAKYVDERGEKKLMGKPEQEIKDPFGIQSAFH
- the nrfH gene encoding cytochrome c nitrite reductase small subunit, which translates into the protein MALKGFLKLKYLLVAGVVLAALGLFLAFGPPHLMAKTETPEFCASCHVMQSEYEAWSHQGAHRREQCVSCHLPHDNVAWYYTWKSIDGMKDVLFFYSGNVPERIEISEHGQEFVQDNCIRCHAATVDRMMNKDRKCWDCHRQLQHKLTGPRMTL